ggcgcgtgcgtgttaCCCTCCCACTTCTCTCCCGACCCGTCTCGCGAGATACCCCCTTTTGTTGCCCTTCGTCCGAAAGGCGAACAGGCAAACTCGTGGGGATAAGGAGAAATGAAAGAAGAAACGAGCAGGATATGGGAGAAACGCGCATTTGTGGCCTCGTCCCCGTCCAACCCTCACCCTCTATCCTACACCTTCCTTCTACGTTCATGCCATGGCGTGTGTGAGTATGGATAACTTGGGAAGgggtgcgccgcctcttctcgtGGCATTGCTGTAGTATTCATTGCTCTTGATTAGCTGTTAGAGTTGGTGCGCGCTCTCCACATTTCCCAGGTGCTCGCTTCATATGGTTGTTGTCACCGCCAcgtggcggcgcctccgtgtgcacgtgttcgcgtgcgcacgcgcctctTCCGCTTCAAACCCTCCCTCGCCAATTCGCCCTTTTTTGGGACgttctcgccctcctctctctctctctcgccggAGAGTggtccccccccccttccgTCTATTCGGCTCGGTGCGTCGCATGAGTGATCCAAGGGATGTTGtgaaagggaaaaaaaagcagcgaaaaaaaagtgaaTGTCACCGCGAAGAAGAACCAAAAAGGCATACACcagcccccctctctcctccctctccatctgtgtgcatgtgtgtgtgtgtgcctccgtgcctcctccctcgtcttcatcgtcctcgtcgtGTCTTCATTTCaatttttgttgtttgttgtttgcttttctttcctctcGCCCTTCTAGGGCCGCTCATGCTTGAGGCCCACGAATATGTACCGAAGATGGTGAAGGTTGTCAGTCtactccctcctccttccctgcCTCCCCTTGTATCGTGTGCGCGGAGCACATCCGTGTCCGTGTTGGTCGATCGCGCCCTtgctctccctttctctcccgtGTGCGTTCTTGTGGGAACCTCTGCACATGGGCAAGGAGGGAGGCACAGCACTTTCCAAGATGATTCGATGCGGAAAGCAGCACCTGTGCaggaacacacacgcagagaccTACCACAGCGATAGCGGAAaggcgggaggagggaagtAGAGACGCTTCGATTACAACCTCCCGCCCCCTTTTTCACCTCAACCGCCCATCTCTTAACCTCTCTGCTCACTCAACCACAACGACAAGAACTGTCGTTGACGCGCAGCAACTTataaaaaaaagaagtgcAAGAGAGATACGCAAGCCTAACGAGAGTGAGCACATAACGAGAGGGAGTctgtcccctccccctcctctcccctcccccaccttccACCTACTGCTTAGAAAAGAGAGGAGTGTGTTCCCTCTGTCACGTCTTGACGGGCTGCGTGGGTGGTACGGGGCAGACGCTCCTCTTCTCCGGTCATCTGttcgcccccctcctctcctctcctctcccagACTTGGTTTCTCTCTTGTTCTTTGAGTgcccctttttctttcgtgtgtttttctttgtatgcctgcctgtgtgtggggggtggggtgtgtgtgtgtgtctctctctctctgtcatGGGTGTTGTAAGAGGGTGGTGTACGTGCTGAAGCACAAGGATGCAAATGAAGGAAAACATGTCAGAAGACAAGCTCGCCTCACGGGCGGAACGAAAAGCCttgtgcgcgcctgtgcgcgaGAGTGGCTGTGTCggtctctctttcttttaTTTTTGCCCTTCCGTCTCTTCCCCACTTTCCGCACTGCCTATCCTCGTGACCTCTCCTCCCCACTCTGTCTCCTTGCCCcctgccccttcccctttttcacaggcatgcacatgcatacgCATATAAGAGTACCTACCTTCCCGTCTCGCTTGTGCTGCGGCTTCAGCGACGTGCGCGCTCTCgctggcgtgcgtgcgtgcatgtggtGTACGCCAACACACCTCTTACATTCGCTCAAGCTTCTCTTCGATCTtagtgtgcgtgcgcctctgcgtAAAGGATCTTTTCTCACCTCTCTGTCAAACtgaagcgcacacacgcaagcacacataTCCGCTCCCCACCACCGGCTGCAGAAGACGAACGAAGAGATGCTTGGCCGTTCTCGCGCCACTCGCTTCATCGTTccgagcagctcctcgccggAGCTGCCACGGTTCCTGaccgagagggagaagccAATCCtcgccaccagcggcgacCTCTACGCATTTGTAATAGAGTATgaccaccgcagcaccatGCCCCGCTTGGGTCGGAGCCCCGTTCACAGCGACTTCTTTTCGCGTTACTTGTTCAGCGGCTCGCCTCTGGCTGGCGTCTTgaccgccggcggcgtcgctctcttTGTGCTCACTTTTGGGTACCACGTCGGCAAACCAGTTGTCGATGCCCACCGCGAGTTCTTCTGGAAGAGGGCAGATGCCGCCCACGGCAAGCGCAGCGGTGAAAGCACAGaaggggcggcggctgaggagaaggggagggacAGCCTCAGCCCAGTGGAAGAGTTCGACGACCTCATCGAGgtgaagggagaggaggggtaGTCCCCTTCGCATACAAAAACGGAGGCTTTTGAGAGCCACTCGCACAGCTCACTCGACATAGAATGACGTCGACGACAGACCTcttcctttgtgtgtgcgtgtgtgcctctaTGTCGACACAAGCATGTTCTcgtctgtttttcttttgcgtcTGTGGCTATTCTGTTGGTTTTGGGTGATGCATGATGATAATGGTGTCTGTGTTGTCGTTGCGACCGCTGTTGCGTGGCTGCACGCTTTCTGCTCTTGGTGTGCTCGCTCCTGTTGTTTAGTCTCCCTACTCAGCGATGGCGGATTGAAAACGTTTCCCGATCTCTTTCACTACTTaatgccctccccccccccacacacacacacgacgaAAAACGACCCCCAGCCTTCTATGCATCACTCCTCATCAGCctgagcacgcacacgtacacacacacacacacacacatgcgcgccggTGCATGTCAGGAGCGTGCCTCGGAGCG
This genomic stretch from Leishmania donovani BPK282A1 complete genome, chromosome 24 harbors:
- a CDS encoding hypothetical predicted transmembrane protein, giving the protein MLGRSRATRFIVPSSSSPELPRFLTEREKPILATSGDLYAFVIEYDHRSTMPRLGRSPVHSDFFSRYLFSGSPLAGVLTAGGVALFVLTFGYHVGKPVVDAHREFFWKRADAAHGKRSGESTEGAAAEEKGRDSLSPVEEFDDLIEVKGEEG